Proteins co-encoded in one Salvelinus sp. IW2-2015 linkage group LG17, ASM291031v2, whole genome shotgun sequence genomic window:
- the LOC111976915 gene encoding differentially expressed in FDCP 6 homolog, protein MDLRSELLKSIWYGFTALDLEKSGKVSKSQLKVLSHNLCTVLSIPHDPVALEEHFRDDDDGPVSSQGYMPYLNKYILDKVEEGCFVKEQVDELCWTLTAKKNYKPVKDNKNVLPGKDAFHLWSLFNFLSEDKYPLVMVPDEVEYLLKKICMAMSVELNCVELEDFISQDAVQQNGFTVWSFLEMMNTGKITRGMGQEITSMAIEEVYREIVADVLKEGYLWKKSQLRRNWKERWFTLRPITLDYYTSEDRKERQGSIALDGNCCVEVLPDRDGKRCMFCLKTLSKTYEMSASDTKQRQEWTAAIQTAIRLHTEGKTSLHKDLKLKRREQREQREKRRLAKEQEQQRFQALQEEKERKLAELELLKEAQRQAQALLEQDEMRRRQHHEEMQQALEVQLREAKESRATMQAEMVLKEEEAERQRKRIKELEEMQTSLEEALQQEIKARQDEEVFRYAQTGLLSEEEDKMKALMTLQEEQEEYILKTQREKQELRQEMENKSRALEEAQKQLEEVRANRYRVDQDVVAAQRKLRQASTNVKHWNVQMNRLMRPIGPGEKRPSGGGSFSSFQIPSQRDPGLRLRQRSEEQDEESKENVDNSSSAESGCEGERVERRLSQASNGDMDIP, encoded by the exons ATGGACCTACGCTCAGAGCTCCTCAAGTCCATTTGGTATGGTTTCACAGCCTTGGATCTAGAGAAGAGTGGGAAAGTGTCAAAGTCTCAACTTAAG GTCCTATCACATAACTTGTGTACGGTTCTGTCCATCCCTCACGACCCGGTGGCTCTGGAAGAACATTTCAGGGATGATGACGATGGACCGGTCTCCAGCCAGGGGTACATGCCTTACCTCAACAAATACATACTGGACAAG GTAGAAGAGGGCTGTTTTGTGAAAGAACAGGTTGATGAACTGTGCTGGACTCTCACTGCTAAGAAGAACTACAAACCGGTGAAGGACAATAAGAATGTGTTGCCAGGGAAAGATGCCTTTCATCTCTGGAGTCTATTTAACTTTCTGTCAGAGGATAAATACCCTCTCGTTATGGTTCCTGATGAG GTGGAATACCTCCTGAAGAAGATTTGCATGGCCATGAGTGTTGAGCTCAACTGTGTGGAGCTGGAAGACTTCATCTCCCAGGATGCAGTGCAACAGAATGGRTTCACTGTCTGGTCCTTCCTGGAGATGATGAACACTGGGAAGATAACCAGAGGCATGGGCCAGGAAATCACCAGCATGGCCATAGAGGAGGTCTACAGGGAGATAGTTGCTGATGTCCTCAAAGAG GGGTACCTGTGGAAAAAGAGTCAGCTGAGGAGGAACTGGAAGGAGCGCTGGTTCACCCTGAGGCCGATTACCCTGGATTACTACACCAGTGAGGACCGCAAGGAGCGCCAGGGAAGCATTGCTCTGGATGGGAACTGCTGTGTGGAG GTGCTGCCAGACCGGGATGGAAAGAGGTGTATGTTCTGTCTGAAAACTCTGTCCAAGACCTACGAGATGAGTGCCTCGGACACCAAGCAGAGACAGGAATGGACTGCAG CCATTCAGACAGCCATCCGTCTACACACTGAAGGGAAGACCTCTCTCCACAAGGACCTGAAGCTgaagaggagggagcagagggagcagcGGGAGAAGAGGCGGCTGGCCAAGGAGCAGGAGCAGCAACGTTTTCAGGCcctgcaggaggagaaggagcgtAAGCTGGCCGAGCTGGAGCTCCTAAAGGAGGCGCAGAGGCAGGCCCAAGCCCTCCTGGAGCAGGACGAGATGAGGCGGCGCCAGCATCATGAGGAGATGCAACAGGCCCTGGAGGTGCAGCTCCGCGAGGCAAAGGAG TCGCGGGCCACCATGCAGGCAGAGATGGTtctgaaggaggaggaggcggagcgGCAGAGGAAGAGGATCAAGGAGCTGGAGGAGATGCAGACAAGTCTGGAGGAGGCTCTACAGCAGGAGATCAAAGCTCGGCAGGACGAAGAGGTCTTTCGATACGCACAGACTGG TTtgctgtctgaggaggaggacaagaTGAAGGCCCTGATGACGCtgcaagaggagcaggaggagtacATCCTGAAGACCCAGAGGGAGAAGCAGGAGCTAAGGCAAGAGATGGAGAACAAGTCCCGCGCTCTTGAGGAGGCCCAAAAGCAGCTGGAGGAGGTCAGGGCCAACCGCTACAGGGTCGACCAGGACGTTGTG GCTGCCCAGAGGAAGCTTCGCCAGGCCAGCACCAATGTCAAACACTGGAATGTTCAGATGAACCGACTGATGCGTCCTATTGGACCAGGAG AGAAGAGACCATCAGGAGGGGGCTCTTTCTCCAGCTTCCAGATCCCATCCCAGAGAGATCCCGGTTTGCGTCTGAGACAGAGGTCTGAGGAGCAGGACGAGGAGAGCAAGGAAAACGTGGACAACAGCAGCAGTGCAGAGTCGgggtgtgaaggagagagagttgagaggcgTCTCTCTCAGGCGTCTAACGGAGACATGGACATTCCCTGA
- the ppardb gene encoding peroxisome proliferator-activated receptor delta b: MDVLQQLPSPEHLEQVNGETRTGPQPLCGPNSPHPLDTAADDIWTAREVEAVAPDFGGLTDLQELGVEEGEGSGAERPRSPISRVSWNGTGSQQNGLNGGGEEERLEKDKTSYSRQDSPAADNNYTDLSHTSSPSLSEQLRLGRDEATGPGINVECRICADKASGFHYGVHACEGCKGFFRRTIRMKLEYERCERACKILKKNRNKCQYCRFQKCLALGMSHDAIRYGRMPGAEKKKLVAGLLAEELDPHHLGGSDLKTLAKQVYQAYLKNLIMTKKKARSILTGKTSCTSPFVIHDVDTLWQAESGLVWNQLIPGAPLTKEIGVHVFYRCQCTTVETVRELTEFAKNIPGFVDLFLNDQVTLLKYGVHEAIFAMLPSLMNKDGLLVANGKGFVTREFLRSLRKPFSEIMEPKFEFAVKFNALELDDSDLALFVAIIILCGDRPGLMNVKQVEQSQDGILQALDQHLQANHQDSLYLFPKLLNKMADLRQLVTENALLVQKIKKTESETSLHPLLQEIYKDMY; the protein is encoded by the exons ATGGATGTGTTACAGCAGCTACCTTCCCCTGAGCACCTTGAACAGGTGAATGGGGAGACTAGGACAGGCCCGCAGCCCCTATGTGGCCCAAACTCTCCACATCCCCTGGACACAGCAGCTGATGATATATGGACTGCAAGGGAGGTGGAGGCAGTGGCCCCTGACTTTGGAGGGTTGACGGACCTGCAGGAGCTGGGGGTTGAGGAGGGTGAAGGCAGTGGGGCGGAGAGGCCGAGGTCCCCCATCTCGAGGGTATCATGGAATGGGACTGGCAGCCAACAGAATGGAYTGaatggaggaggggaagaggagagactgGAGAAGGACAAGACTAGCTACAGCAGACAAGACAGTCCTGCTGCTGATAACAACTATACAG ACCTGTCTCACACGTCGTCTCCCTCGCTGTCGGAGCAGCTGCGTCTGGGACGGGATGAGGCCACAGGCCCTGGTATCAACGTGGAGTGTAGGATCTGTGCTGACAAAGCTTCAGGGTTCCACTACGGTGTGCATGCCTGCGAGGGCTGCAAG GGCTTCTTCCGCCGGACCATTCGGATGAAGCTGGAGTACGAGCGCTGTGAGAGAGCCTGTAAGATCCTGAAAAAGAATCGTAATAAGTGCCAATACTGCCGCTTCCAGAAGTGTCTGGCCCTGGGCATGTCCCATGACG CGATCCGGTATGGGCGTATGCCGGGGGCTGAGAAGAAGAAGCTAGTGGCTGGCCTGCTAGCGGAGGAGCTGGACCCCCACCACCTTGGTGGCTCAGACCTCAAGACCCTGGCTAAACAGGTGTACCAAGCCTACCTGAAGAACCTCATTATGACCAAGAAGAAAGCCCGCAGCATCCTCACCGGCAAGACCAGCTGCACATCG CCATTTGTGATCCATGATGTGGACACCCTGTGGCAAGCAGAGAGTGGTCTAGTGTGGAACCAGTTAATCCCGGGCGCGCCCCTCACAAAGGAGATAGGGGTACACGTGTTTTACCGCTGTCAGTGCACCACGGTGGAGACGGTACGAGAGCTAACTGAGTTCGCCAAGAACATCCCAGGGTTTGTGGATCTCTTCCTCAACGACCAG GTGACACTACTGAAGTATGGCGTCCACGAGGCCATCTTCGCCATGCTGCCCTCCCTCATGAACAAAGATGGCCTCCTGGTGGCCAACGGGAAGGGCTTTGTGACCCGGGAGTTCCTGAGGAGCCTCCGTAAACCCTTCAGTGAGATCATGGAGCCCAAGTTTGAGTTTGCTGTGAAGTTCAATGCTCTGGAGCTGGATGACAGTGACCTGGCTCTGTTTGTGGCCATTATCATCCTGTGTGGAG ACCGCCCGGGGCTAATGAACGTGAAGCAGGTAGAACAGAGTCAGGACGGTATTCTCCAGGCCTTGGACCAGCACCTGCAGGCCAACCACCAGGACTCCCTCTACCTTTTCCCCAAGCTGCTGAACAAGATGGCCGACCTCAGACAGCTGGTCACAGAGAACGCCCTGCTGGTGCAGAAGATCAAGAAGACAGAGTCAGAGACCTCTCTGCACCCTCTACTACAGGAGATCTATAAGGACATGTACTGA